A region of Solanum dulcamara chromosome 7, daSolDulc1.2, whole genome shotgun sequence DNA encodes the following proteins:
- the LOC129895849 gene encoding kelch repeat-containing protein At3g27220-like: protein MRIGKATSSSTTKLIFLCVALLGTFLLVDLLWASSSSSSSSSFNWPLPASNVLIFPNQTVTNSNKKGDARILSATFADFPAPQLNWEKMATSPVPRLDGAALQINDLLFVFAGYGTIDHVHSHVDVYNFTANSWGGTFDMPKEMAHSHLGMVTDGRYIYVVTGQYGPQCRGPTARNFVLDTKTKQWQDLPPLPVPRYAPATQLWRGRLHVMGGSKENRHTPGLEHWSIAVKDGKALETEWRTEIPIPRGGPHRACVVFEDRLYVLGGQEGDFMAKPGSPIFKCSRRNEVVYDDVYMLDDDMTWKVLPPMPKPDSHIEFAWAVVNRSLVIVGGTTEKHPNTKKMTLVGEILQFQFDTQTWKVLGKLPYRVKTTLVGFWNGWLYFTSGQRDKGPDDPSPRKVIGEMWRTKLKLL, encoded by the exons ATGAGAATAGGGAAAGCAACGAGCAGCAGCACCACCAAGTTGATCTTTCTTTGTGTGGCCCTGTTGGGAACCTTTCTTCTTGTAGATCTACTCTGggcctcctcctcttcttcttcctcctcctccttcaaTTGGCCACTCCCAGCATCCAATGTTCTCATCTTTCCTAATCAGACGGTAACAAACAGTAACAAAAAAGGAGATGCCAGGATTTTATCAGCTACCTTTGCCGATTTTCCTGCCCCACAATTGAACTGGGAGAAGATGGCAACATCACCTGTCCCTCGTCTTGATGGTGCTGCTCTCCAGATCAACGACCTTCTTTTCGTATTTGCTGGTTATGGAACCATTGATCAT GTTCACTCTCATGTCGATGTTTACAATTTCACGGCCAACTCATGGGGAGGAACATTTGATATGCCCAAAGAAATGGCTCATTCACACTTGGGTATGGTAACTGATGGCAGATACATTTATGTTGTTACTGGCCAATACGGTCCCCAGTGCCGGGGTCCTACTGCCCGCAATTTTGTTCTTGACACCAAAACCAAGCAATGGCAAGACTTGCCTCCTTTACCAGTCCCAAG ATATGCGCCGGCAACACAGCTCTGGAGAGGCAGGCTTCATGTAATGGGTGGGAGCAAAGAGAATCGGCATACTCCAGGATTAGAGCATTGGAGTATTGCTGTTAAAGATGGAAAAGCTTTAGAAACGGAGTGGCGGACTGAGATACCCATTCCTCGTGGTGGACCTCACAG GGCCTGTGTTGTGTTTGAGGACCGACTTTATGTCCTTGGTGGTCAAGAGGGTGATTTTATGGCTAAACCTGGATCACCTATTTTCAAGTGCTCACGTAGAAACGAG GTTGTGTATGATGATGTTTACATGTTAGATGACGATATGACATGGAAAGTGTTGCCTCCCATGCCAAAGCCAGATTCCCATATAGAGTTTGCTTGGGCTGTTGTCAACAGGTCTCTTGTGATTGTTGGAGGAACTACTGAGAAGCACCCAAATACCAAAAAGATGACCCTCGTTGGAGAAATACTCCAATTTCAATTTGATACACAG ACATGGAAAGTTTTAGGCAAACTTCCTTACCGTGTAAAAACAACTCTTGTTGGCTTCTGGAACGGATGGTTGTACTTCACATCAGGACAAAGAGACAAAGGACCGGATGATCCATCACCAAGGAAGGTCATTGGAGAGATGTGGAGAACTAAACTAAAGTTGTTATGA